In Streptomyces sp. NBC_00448, the following are encoded in one genomic region:
- a CDS encoding DUF5134 domain-containing protein, whose translation MREPLLVAWLLVALSAAAAVSCLVRAENKDEAVMGAGMAVMAVPVSVLDPHRWAAPVFAVVYAMAALRAVLPGRHPSGHRVHHVVCSAAMVYMAVAMARAAPSGAGHTMVMGGAGSSAVTGLFLLYFAVYVLRTGVRLAYAPVPVSAPGGLIPGAATVAVTVAGPAAVPSGGASPGPSPRGPSRGRVQLRHAPEVAVACRVSMALGMVVMLLVM comes from the coding sequence ATGCGCGAACCGCTGCTGGTCGCATGGCTCCTCGTGGCGCTGAGCGCGGCCGCCGCCGTGTCGTGCCTGGTGCGCGCCGAGAACAAGGACGAGGCGGTGATGGGCGCCGGCATGGCGGTGATGGCCGTGCCGGTCTCCGTGCTCGACCCGCACCGCTGGGCCGCCCCCGTCTTCGCCGTCGTCTACGCGATGGCCGCGCTGCGCGCCGTGCTCCCCGGCCGGCACCCCTCGGGCCACCGGGTGCACCACGTGGTCTGCTCGGCCGCCATGGTCTACATGGCGGTGGCCATGGCGCGGGCCGCGCCGTCCGGAGCGGGGCACACCATGGTGATGGGCGGGGCCGGCAGCTCCGCGGTGACCGGCCTGTTCCTCCTCTACTTCGCGGTCTACGTGCTGCGTACGGGCGTGCGGCTCGCGTACGCGCCCGTGCCCGTGTCGGCGCCCGGCGGGTTGATACCCGGCGCCGCCACGGTCGCTGTCACGGTCGCCGGACCGGCCGCCGTGCCATCGGGCGGAGCCTCACCCGGGCCGTCGCCACGCGGGCCGTCGCGCGGGCGGGTACAACTGCGGCACGCCCCCGAGGTGGCCGTCGCCTGCCGG